The DNA sequence ACATCGAGAAATGGTACAATTTTATAAAACACAGTGTAATGTAATTGTGTGTTATTTCAGCGCACGGCAaatataacatgtctttgcaAGATGAGCGTGTTTTATTAGATTACCGGTGTTTGGATACGCATATTGTGTCAGGCTTGCCTGCATTTCTGACACTCCGATTCCTGCTAACACAACACATTGTCGCTCAAAGGTGCCCTTCTAACCGAAGAATCGCAAAGAAAGAGGGAACAGTGAGACGAGGTTAGCTATAAGGATAGGGCTATAGTTTCTTATGCGTTTTTACGTCTATATGTAAccaagtttttttaaaaaagacgCCTATAAGGATAGGGAGATTATGTAACCAAGTTTCAAACAAGAAACCTATCCCCCGCGTATCGTTATGCTGACATCTATGCCCTAGGTTTCCGAAGATTAAAGCTAACGCCCTGGAATTTGAAACAGATTTACTAAACCACTTCTAAAAATTAGCGGATTGAAACATTTAGAACCAGTCCTAAAAGCTTGGTTCTCTTTTTAGTCGTTGGTCtcttaaaaaaaacgaataattTGCTTTTTCTATCCAATGCTTCGACCTAGATATTCCGATAATGTAGCCTTATAACTTattctaatttttttatttgcagatTCGAAAACGGGCAATCGCTTCAAGGTCGTCTTGGTAACAGATCACTTTCATAGCAACCATGGACCTTTCACAGGCAACCATAAATACATCACTTTTCAATGTCACCGCCAACTCCACGGACACCCACGTGTTGGGGCAGACTCCTCATCCCTTTATCCGGATCGTCAAACTCCTCCTTTATCTCATCATCTTCCTCATCAGCGCTATCGGCAACAGTCTCACGGTCTTTGTTATTATGAGGCGAAGGAAGATGAAGACCGTCACTAATTATTTTATCTTGAACCTAGCCATAGCGGACCTGACATTAACTCTCATATGCATCCCTTTCGATATTCCCGTCCAGGAGATGGACTATATCTGGCCGTACGGACCCTTCATGTGCAAGATCCTGTACCCGCTACAAACCATGTGCTTGTTCGCGTCCGTGTTCACGCTCACCTCGGTCAGCGTGGCGCGGTACAGGGCGATCATTCACCCACTGCGCCCCCAGCTAACCGTCAAGCGAGCTAAGGTGATTACTGTGTTCATCTGGATGCTGTCCGTAGTGCCTGTATCGCCGTATATTTATGTTCTCGAACACAAGGAAGAGACCCAGTATTGTGAAGAGCATTGGGTGGACACTAAATCACGGAAAATCTACACCGTCACGTTATTCGTAATTCAATGCATTATACCACTGTCCCTTATCACGGCAGCTTACGCTCGAATCGGGAAAGAATTGGGAGCAAAGAAACTCCACGCGGATAATAAACACTTGCAAAGCGCCCAAGCGGAAGAGGCGCGGAAGGTCATCCGCATGCTAATTGCGGTTACGGCGCTTTTTGCGGTTTGCGTTTTACCGACAAATATCATGTGGTTGTGGTTGGACTTTGGTAAGGCCGATCAGGTCTTTGTGTATTTCTGGGAAGTCGTTGCGTTCTGTAACATCATGACGTTTGCGAACAGCGCGGCAAATCCCGTCTGTTATACTCTATTGAATGATCACTACAGGCGCGAGATAATCTACTCTTTGCGAAAACTGACTTTCTGTAACCAAAAGAAACTATTCGAACAGCTGGAGATGACGGAGAGGGATGAAAGGCGGCCAACCCtggttaccatggcaactGGCTACTCGACCGCGTGATGTCATCTATAGAGACCCTTCTGCTGGAAATGACCGAGAGGGATGAAAGGTCGTTACTATGGCAACAGATTACCGCGTGTTGTCATCCGTATACTTACCATAGCAACCGACATTGGTTGATTTGAGTCATacaatttcttttttagaggttCTTATTTCGAGTTAAGACTTTTGCATATACAATCAAGCTGTGTTACCTATCCTTCTCGTGACTGGTGGCACATAGGGCCTTATGAACTGCCTAACCATTTTTCTCGCTGTGCAGGTATTTTGTCGAGTCATATTTCACCTTTAAATTATTGTTTGATGATAGATTTTAGCCATGACCGTTGCACGAACAGTCACCAAAAGCACTGGtttttaatttgaaaatacTAACATACAAGAATAGTAGAAAAGTAGGTTCCAGGGCTGGGTTTAATGCTTAGTCTAAAATGTATAAAGAATAATTAATCTATATTATAGAAACATTATACGATATTGTGATGAACTAGTAAACACTCTTGATCTTTATTACTGGTTTATTCGTTCATTCGGAACAAGCTCCTTGCTCTACGACTAACTACCTCGTGTGTTCTTATAACACGTGATCATGTCAATCATTACGTATACAAATACTTGAATTTTTATCATACTCTACATGTATGTCTCCATAATAAAGTCTACAACTGCGGTACACCTTTGCCCTTATATGGTTGATTATGACAAGGAACAGAAAAAGTCAGAAATTAGCATTAGTCAAGTGAACACAGGATTGCTAAATCCCCCACTACTCCATTGCTTTTGTCCATAGCCTCTACGCTTTACGTCTTACTTAAAGAAATATACACGAATTCTTCTCCTTAACTTAACTTAACTCCTTGTCTTAACTTCATCCCCATGAAACATTTTTCGATCTCTCAAACG is a window from the Nematostella vectensis chromosome 9, jaNemVect1.1, whole genome shotgun sequence genome containing:
- the LOC5518175 gene encoding neuropeptide FF receptor 2, with translation MDLSQATINTSLFNVTANSTDTHVLGQTPHPFIRIVKLLLYLIIFLISAIGNSLTVFVIMRRRKMKTVTNYFILNLAIADLTLTLICIPFDIPVQEMDYIWPYGPFMCKILYPLQTMCLFASVFTLTSVSVARYRAIIHPLRPQLTVKRAKVITVFIWMLSVVPVSPYIYVLEHKEETQYCEEHWVDTKSRKIYTVTLFVIQCIIPLSLITAAYARIGKELGAKKLHADNKHLQSAQAEEARKVIRMLIAVTALFAVCVLPTNIMWLWLDFGKADQVFVYFWEVVAFCNIMTFANSAANPVCYTLLNDHYRREIIYSLRKLTFCNQKKLFEQLEMTERDERRPTLVTMATGYSTA